In one Amaranthus tricolor cultivar Red isolate AtriRed21 chromosome 8, ASM2621246v1, whole genome shotgun sequence genomic region, the following are encoded:
- the LOC130820446 gene encoding uncharacterized protein LOC130820446 yields MARISFCFLVVVVFAISLMFDGTRARFTEKLTESTEEENKNELAKEILLEAEKIAILGVAAAEQEKMELQRNSLKEIMLKSDDLKCIPCGQNCISSRNCCSPCHCNFTGPVPLCTR; encoded by the exons ATGGCAAGAATCTCATTCTGTTTTCTCGTAGTCGTGGTCTTCGCGATATCTCTCATGTTCGATGGAACAC GTGCAAGGTTTACGGAGAAGCTAACAGAGAGCACGGAGGAGGAAAACAAAAATGAGTTGGCAAAGGAAATATTATTGGAGGCGGAAAAAATCGCAATTCTGGGGGTGGCCGCAGCCGAGCAAGAAAAGATGGAGTTACAAAGAAATTCATTAAAGGAAATCATGTTAAAAAGTGATGATTTGAAGTGTATTCCCTGCGGACAAAATTGTATCTCCTCCAGAAATTGTTGCTCTCCTTGTCACTGCAACTTTACTGGTCCCGTTCCACTTTGTACtcgttaa